CTCTGCGGTGTGAAAGTTTGATATAGCGTCTCAAACGCATAAAACACAAAACCGAGCGCAGGGCTCGGTTTTGTTTAAATTGGTGCCCAGAAGAAGACTCGAACTTCCACGACCTTGCGGTCACCAGCACCTGAAGCTGGCGTGTCTACCAATTTCACCATCTGGGCAGTTCGTTGGGTTCGTCAATAAGGTCTGATTTAACTCGGAAATTATCGTTTACTTTCAACTACAACAACGTTGCCGTCGTTGTGGGGCGCATCTTACGGATGAGTTTAGGAGCTGTAAACCCCCCCGCTGTGAAATATTTTTTCCCAATAGCGGGGCAGAGTAACAAATGGTGTCTTCGCGTTTCAATCCGGTATATGCCAAACTAAATATATACAGATAAGGTGAACTCATTCTAATGGCCGATTGGCAGTCCCTCGATCCCGAGGCCGCGCGTGAAGCGGAAAAATACGAAAACCCTATCCCCAGCCGTGAGCTGATTTTGCAGCACCTTGCTGACCGCGGGTCGCCAGCAAGCCGTGAGCAATTGGTGGAAGAGTTTGGGCTGACCACTGAAGATCAGTTTGAAGCCCTGCGTCGTCGCTTGCGCGCTATGGAGCGGGATGCTCAGTTGATCTATACCCGTCGAGGCACCTATGCCCCCGTGGATAAGCTCGATCTGATCCTCGGTCGCATTTCGGGTCATCGTGACGGCTTCGGCTTCCTGATCCCTGATGATGGCTCTGATGACCTGTTCATGAGTCCGGCGCAAATGCGTCTGGTGTTCGATGGCGACCGCGGTCTGGCTCGGGTCTCTGGTCTAGATCGCCGGGGTCGCCGCGAAGGTGTGATCGTGGAAATCATCTCCCGCGCCCATGAAACCATTGTGGGTCGCTACTTCGAGGAGGGCGGTATTGGTTTTGTTGTGCCGGATAACCCGAAGATTCAGCAAGAAGTACTGATCACTCCAGGGCGCAACTCCAGCGCTAAGGTGGGTCAGTTCGTAGAGGTCAAAATTACCCATTGGCCGACTGCACGCTTCCAGCCGCAAGGTGACGTCGTAGAAGTGGTGGGCAACTACATGGCGCCCGGCATGGAAATCGATGTCGCGCTGCGCACCTATGATATTCCGCATGTCTGGCCGGAAGCCGTGCTCAAAGAAGCCGCCAAGCTCAAGCCGGAAGTCGAAGAAAAGGACAAGGAACACCGCGTCGATTTGCGTCACTTGCCGTTCGTAACTATTGATGGTGAAGACGCTCGCGACTTTGACGATGCTGTTTACTGCGAAGCCAAGCCGGGCAAGCTGCGCCTGTTCTCAGGTGGCTGGAAACTGTACGTCGCCATTGCCGACGTATCGAGCTATGTCAAAATTGGCTCGGCGCTGGATACCGAGTCTCAAGTTCGTGGTAACTCGGTGTACTTCCCTGAGCGCGTTGTGCCAATGCTCCCTGAGCAACTCTCCAATGGCCTGTGCTCGCTGAACCCGCACGTTGATCGCTTGGCCATGGTTTGCGAGATGACTATCTCGAAAACCGGCGAAATGACCGACTACCAGTTCTACGAAGGGATCATTCACTCCCACGCTCGTCTGACCTACAACAAAGTGAGCGCAATTTTGGAACAGCCGAAAACGGCTGAAGCCAAGCAGTTGCGTGAAGAGTATTCCGACGTTGTGCCGGACTTGAAGCAGCTGTACTCGCTGTACAAAGTCCTGCTGGCGGCCCGTCATACCCGAGGCGCGATCGATTTTGAAACGCAGGAAACCAGGATCATCTTCGGTACCGAGCGCAAAATCGCCGAAATTCGCCCGACCACGCGCAACGACGCCCACAAGCTAATCGAAGAATGCATGCTGGCTGCCAACGTGGCTACCGCTGCTTTCCTGAAAAAGCACGAAATTCCTGCCTTGTATCGGGTTCACGACGGCCCGCCGCCTGAGCGCCTGGAAAAACTTCGTACCTTCCTCGGTGAGCTGGGTCTGTCGTTGCATAAAGGTAAAGATGGCCCATCGCCCAAGGATTACCAGGCACTGCTGGCCAGCATCAAGGATCGTCCGGATTTCCACCTGATTCAAACCGTGATGCTGCGTTCGTTGAGTCAGGCGGTGTACAGCGCCGACAATCAGGGTCACTTTGGCCTGAATTATGAGGCTTACACGCACTTCACCTCGCCGATCCGCCGTTACCCGGACCTGCTCACGCACCGTGCGATTCGTAGCGTGATCCGCTCCAAGCAAGACACACCACACGTTCGTCGCGCCGGTGCCATGACTATTCCGAAAGCGCGCATCTATCCTTACGATGAAGCAGCGCTGGAACAGTTGGGTGAGCAGTGCTCCATGAGCGAGCGTCGCGCCGATGAAGCCACGCGTGATGTGGTCAATTGGCTCAAATGCGAGTTCATGAAGGATCGCGTGGGTGAATCGTTCCCGGGCGTCATCACTGCCGTAACAGGTTTTGGTTTGTTTGTTGAGCTGACAGACATCTACGTCGAAGGCTTGGTGCACGTCACGGCTTTGCCGGGCGATTACTACCACTTCGACCCCGTGCATCACCGCCTGGCGGGCGAGCGCACGGGCCGTAGTTTTCGCTTGGGCGACACGGTTGAAGTACGGGTCATGCGCGTCGATCTCGATGAACGAAAAATCGACTTCGAAATGTCTGAAAAGACCATCAGCGCGCCAATTGGCCGCAAGCGTCGTGGTGCTGAAACAACTCCGGCTCCGGTGGATAAAACCCAAGCACCTGCCAAGTCCGCAGGGCGCCGTGGCGCGCCGGTCAAGGCTGCGCCAGTGGCCGAGGCTTATCGCCCAAGTGACGCTGCCGCAAAAAACGCTGAAGTGCGCAAAAGCCGTGAATTGAAGCAGGCTCTGCTGTCTGAAGCGAAAGGTGGTGGAAAGGCGGCGTCGGGAAAGTCCAATAAAGCAGACTCTGCTTTGACGGGTAAGCCAACCAAGCCAAGTAAGCATCGTAAGGGGCCGCCAAAAGAGGGCTCGGTACCTGCCGCTAAAAGCGGTGGGGTGCGTAAACCTAAGGCCAAATCATGAGTTCGCTGGAAAAAATCTACGGCGTTCACGCCGTAGAAGCATTGCTGCGTCATCACCCAAAACGGGTCAAGCAAGTCTGGTTGGCGGAAAATCGTAATGATCCGCGCGTTCAGGTATTGATTCAGTTGGCCAACGAAAATCGGGTGTCGGTAGGTCAAGCTGAGCGGCGCGAGATGGACGTTTGGGTCGAAGGGGTTCACCAAGGCGTTGTAGCTGAAGTCAGTCCGAGCCAGGTGTGGGGCGAAGCGATGCTTGATGAGCTTCTCGACCGTACCGAAGGTCCGCCCTTGATCTTAGTGCTGGATGGCGTGACAGATCCGCACAACCTCGGCGCTTGCTTGCGTACCGCCGATGCGGCGGGGGCATTGGCAGTGATTGTGCCGAAAGACAAGTCAGCAACGCTGACCCCGACCGTGCGAAAAGTTGCTTGTGGCGCCGCGGAGGTGATTCCTTTGGTGGCCGTGACTAACCTGGCGCGCACTCTGGAAAAACTGCAGCAGCGTGGTTTGTGGGTTGTTGGCACGGCGGGGGAGGCGGAAGTAGAACTTTATCAGCAAGACCTGACCGGTCCGACCATCTTGATTATGGGTGCTGAAGGCAAGGGCATGCGTCGTCTGACGCGCGACCATTGCGACTACTTGGTAAAACTGCCTATGGCTGGCAGCGTTAGCAGTTTGAACGTGTCCGTCGCCACTGGTGTTTGCCTGTTCGAAGCTCTGCGCCAGCGTAGCGTGAAGGCAGCCGCCAAGAAGTAACCCTGTAGAAGCCAACTGGTTGGCGAAGGCCTGGCGCGTTGTATCGGTCATGCCGTGCTTGCCGCCTCGCCAACAAGTTGGCTCCTACAGATGTGTACACCAATCTCCTTGCGCCATCGCCCTACCTTCTCTACAATTGCGCCCCTTGCTGTCATGGCGGGTGCTTCTGTGCCTGTGCTGGGCAAGACTCACAAGTGTCATTCACTCCTTGTCTGACCGCTTTTTAGCGGCAGGCTACAACCCGTAAGGAGCATTCATGCGTCATTACGAAATCATCTTTTTGGTCCACCCGGATCAAAGCGAGCAAGTCGGCGGCATGGTAGAGCGTTACACCAAGCTGATTGAAGAAGACGGCGGTAAAGTTCACCGTCTGGAAGATTGGGGCCGTCGTCAATTGGCCTATGCAATCAACAATGTTCACAAGGCTCACTACGTGATGCTGAACGTTGAATGCACCGGTAAGGCTTTGGCTGAACTGGAAGACAACTTCCGTTACAACGATGCCGTGATCCGTAACCTGGTCATCCGTCGCGACGAAGCCGTAACTGGTCAGTCCGAGATGCTCAAGGCCGAAGAAAACCGCAGCGAGCGCCGTGAGCGTCGTGACCGTCCTGAGCACTCCGACAACGCCGATGGCGATGACGGTGACAACAGCGACGCCAGCGATAACGCTGACGAGTAATCCACGGACCTTTTGAGGAGCCAATTACATGGCACGTTTCTTCCGT
The nucleotide sequence above comes from Pseudomonas sp. AB6. Encoded proteins:
- the rnr gene encoding ribonuclease R, which translates into the protein MADWQSLDPEAAREAEKYENPIPSRELILQHLADRGSPASREQLVEEFGLTTEDQFEALRRRLRAMERDAQLIYTRRGTYAPVDKLDLILGRISGHRDGFGFLIPDDGSDDLFMSPAQMRLVFDGDRGLARVSGLDRRGRREGVIVEIISRAHETIVGRYFEEGGIGFVVPDNPKIQQEVLITPGRNSSAKVGQFVEVKITHWPTARFQPQGDVVEVVGNYMAPGMEIDVALRTYDIPHVWPEAVLKEAAKLKPEVEEKDKEHRVDLRHLPFVTIDGEDARDFDDAVYCEAKPGKLRLFSGGWKLYVAIADVSSYVKIGSALDTESQVRGNSVYFPERVVPMLPEQLSNGLCSLNPHVDRLAMVCEMTISKTGEMTDYQFYEGIIHSHARLTYNKVSAILEQPKTAEAKQLREEYSDVVPDLKQLYSLYKVLLAARHTRGAIDFETQETRIIFGTERKIAEIRPTTRNDAHKLIEECMLAANVATAAFLKKHEIPALYRVHDGPPPERLEKLRTFLGELGLSLHKGKDGPSPKDYQALLASIKDRPDFHLIQTVMLRSLSQAVYSADNQGHFGLNYEAYTHFTSPIRRYPDLLTHRAIRSVIRSKQDTPHVRRAGAMTIPKARIYPYDEAALEQLGEQCSMSERRADEATRDVVNWLKCEFMKDRVGESFPGVITAVTGFGLFVELTDIYVEGLVHVTALPGDYYHFDPVHHRLAGERTGRSFRLGDTVEVRVMRVDLDERKIDFEMSEKTISAPIGRKRRGAETTPAPVDKTQAPAKSAGRRGAPVKAAPVAEAYRPSDAAAKNAEVRKSRELKQALLSEAKGGGKAASGKSNKADSALTGKPTKPSKHRKGPPKEGSVPAAKSGGVRKPKAKS
- the rlmB gene encoding 23S rRNA (guanosine(2251)-2'-O)-methyltransferase RlmB — encoded protein: MSSLEKIYGVHAVEALLRHHPKRVKQVWLAENRNDPRVQVLIQLANENRVSVGQAERREMDVWVEGVHQGVVAEVSPSQVWGEAMLDELLDRTEGPPLILVLDGVTDPHNLGACLRTADAAGALAVIVPKDKSATLTPTVRKVACGAAEVIPLVAVTNLARTLEKLQQRGLWVVGTAGEAEVELYQQDLTGPTILIMGAEGKGMRRLTRDHCDYLVKLPMAGSVSSLNVSVATGVCLFEALRQRSVKAAAKK
- the rpsF gene encoding 30S ribosomal protein S6; its protein translation is MRHYEIIFLVHPDQSEQVGGMVERYTKLIEEDGGKVHRLEDWGRRQLAYAINNVHKAHYVMLNVECTGKALAELEDNFRYNDAVIRNLVIRRDEAVTGQSEMLKAEENRSERRERRDRPEHSDNADGDDGDNSDASDNADE